GCGTTCCGTAGTCGCCGCCCGTTCCCGGGTTATACGGATTGTGCCACTTTCCCTCGGTCCGCACTGTGCCGCTGATCTTGAGGCAGGTTTCAGTGCCCGGAATGAAGAAATAGCCCGCACCATAGGCGTCGCAGAGACGAACATATTCAAGCTGTTCTGGCTCTGCAGCAATTGCTGCGTGAGCTGCATCGGCAGCGTGGGCAAGGGATATTGCAAAGAGCACGGACCCAAAGCCCAGAAGCGGTTTTACTATATTCACGTATCAACCCCCATAAATGTAGCAGACTAATAATGAGCCTGCCGACAAGTAAAAATGCGCGCCAGACAGATTTGCGCGGGGGGAGTGATTACAAACCAAGTCGCGAGCGCCAACGGCTATCGAATGCTTTTGGACGTTGACCGATCCGCAGAAACGGCAGCCGTTACACAGAAAATACGCCGACTTATTCAGTGATGCAATTTAGGTACAAAGCCATTCAAACACATCGCCTATTTGCAACGTGCGGCCCGGCCGGCGACGAGAAGCCGGGTGAATGGACGACAATTTATGGTCGCATGAGGCCGATCGATCATCAGATGGTTTCGAGTCTGGCCAGCCGGTTCCAGCGTTGAAGCCTCGATACATGGCGAGCGTCGGGATGTTCATGGCTTGAGATAGCCTCTAAATGAAATATCGGACTTTGAGCGGCAAGAGGGTGGCGCCGATGGCCGCTGCATCGCCAACGGTCTGGCTAAGGAAAAGTTTGGCTTCATGCGGTCCGATGTCGTAGCGGTGCTTGCGCGTCGAGGGCATGACGGCGCGTTCGATCATCATGTTTCCGAGCGCGCGGGGCAACTGGCCGCCGAGCACGATTGCCTGGGGGTCGATGACCGCAATCAGGCTTGCGATGAGCCGATTGAGTTGCGGCATCACTTCCGTCAGCCAGTCGCTCACGCCGGGCCATTCCGGATCGAACGTTTCGCAGAGCATCTCGACCGACGAGACATCAACGCCGTTCTCCAGCAACCTTTGCATGAGATACTGAAGCGCAGGCCGGCGCGCTGCCTCATCGGCGTTGTAGATGCCGCTCAATTCGCCAGCGTTTCCATAAAAACCATGGAATGGCTTGCCATCGAGGATGAGGCCGCCGCCGAACCCGTAGTTGAAAGAGAGATAGGCAAATGTCTGGCACCACAGACCGACGCCGCGAAGGCTCTCGCCGATCGCGCCCGTGGTTCCGTTATTTTCCAACCAGACGGGCAATCGGAATGCACTTTCCATGATCGGCTGAAGATCGATCAGCGACCACTGCCGCAATGGTTCCGGCGCATTGAAAATGTGGTTTTTCGAAACAAAGAAACCGGACATGGAAAAGCCGAGACCAATCAGCCGTTCGCGCGGAATTCCGTGCTTTAAAAGCAACGCGTCCAATGTTCCCGTCAGGGCGACCAGTGTTTCCGTGCGGTCATGCGGGACGATCGAAAGCTTCTCCTGGGCAACAACGCCACAGGCGAAGTCCGAGATGCACAAAACCGCCGAATCGGTATTGATAGATATCCCGATCGAAAAGACTGCGGTCTTAACCAGTTCAATCGTCGGGCTTGGCTGGCCGCGGCTGCCTCGTAGCGGTTTTCCGGTCTGGAGCAATCCGCGCTCAATCAGCCCCTCCACCAGCCGGTGAACCGATTGCTGGGTCAGGTTGGTGTGCGCGGTGATTGTCGCACGCGCGATCGGCCCGTGCCGTCTGACGATATCAAGTATCAATCGCTCATTCTCGCTGGCGAGAGGGCGACGATCGAGCTCAAAAGAAGCGTCCGTTGCTGGATTCATAGCCCCTGGATTAACGGGTAGGCTTACTATCTGCAACGGAGAGTATTGCTCTCAGGCACACTTCACGAGACTGTCATAAATATTACACCTAAGGTGTAGTATTTAACCCCATCTTCCAATGCGGCTGAGGGAAACCCATGTCACTGAAGTCCTGCGCGATTGCCTTGCTGGCGATATTTGCTTCGCCTTGCATGGCAGCAGATACGAATATGAAAAATCTCGACTTCGATCTGGCAAAGGTCACCCGCGACAATTTCTACGATATCGTTGTTCCCGCCGCGAAGGCCGAGGGTACGGTAACGATGTACAATTTCGCTGGCAGCTTCAGCGATACGTGGCAGGAACTGATCACCCGCTTCAAAGCCAAATATGGCATCAACGTCGAATATCACGACGTCAATGGCGAGCAGGCCAACCAGCAACTCATTGTCGTTCAGCAGGCCGGGCAGGATGCGCCGGTGGATGCCTATTTCACGGGAGGGGGAGGCTTTCCGCTTCTCTCTTCGAAAGGCGTGATAGGCAATATTGCGCTGACCAAGATCTTGCCGAATATGAGCAGCTACGACCCTACGCTTGCCGACACCGTGTTCGGCAAGCCGCACGGCGGCAGCTTTCCGTTGGTTCACCTCAATCAGACGGCGATCGGCTATGACGGCGCTTTCGTCAAGCCGGAGGAAGTCCCGAAGAATTTCGATGATCTGCTCGTGTGGGCCGAGAAGCATCCAAAGCGTCTTGGCGTCACCCTTCCATCCAAGGGTGGATCCGGCAGCGGGTTCATCTACTCGGTGGCGCTCAGCTACCTCACCGGTGATTGCCGCAAGCAACTGACCAACTATGCCCAGACCGCGCAGGAAGCCGAAGATTGGGCCATGAAATCTGATTGTCTCGATCCGGTGTGGAGCTACTACCGCCGCCTCCTGTCCGTCGCCGAACTCACCAATGGCAATGCCGACACGCTCAATCTGATCAATAATCAGCAATTGTACATGGGCACGGTCTGGGAAGACCAGGTCATCACCTTCCTGTCGACGAAACAACTGCCTGACACCTTTCGTGTTACCTTGCTGGAAAAGGGCCAAGTCGGCTCAGGCGACGCTATGATCGTGCCGGCCAACGCCAAGCATGTGGCGGCAGCCCTGCTGCTGATCGACATGGCGATGAGCAAGGAATTCCAGATTTGGAAATTGGAAAACAAGGCCTCGCGGTCGCCCCGTACCGACGTGACGGACAAGCTGATTTTCCCCTCCGCTCAGACCCACATGCTGCCGGCCAGCGTCTATCCGCGCCTCTCGGTGCCAGCCTTCTGGGACATGTCGACCGCGCTCGGTGAGGCGCTGGACGAAAAAGTGCTCAACCAGTAGCTGCCAGCCGACGCGAGCTATCGCAGGTCGGCCTATGAGCCCTGCCGTGATCGCCGTCGGCCAAGGACCATCAGTGCCCCTCTGCCGGAGTAGATAGCCATGAGCGAACTCGAAATCACCGATATTTCCAAGGACTACGGCCTTAGCCGTGCGCTGCATCCGGTTTCGATCAACGTCGAGCGGGGCGAATTCGTGACCATTCTCGGACCTTCGGGATGCGGGAAGTCGACGCTCCTTCGCATTCTGACGGGCATCACGACGCAGAGCGGCGGAGAAATTCGACTGGCAGGGCGGCGGATCGATACAGCGCCGCCGGAAGCCCGCGACATCGCCATGGTCTTTCAGTCCTACGCGCTGTTTCCCCACATGTCCGTGGCAAAAAATCTCGGTTTCGGGCTCAGGATGAAAAAGGTGGCGCCAGTGGAGCGCGAGCGCCGCATTGCCCATGCGCTTGAGATCTGCAATCTGACCGGACTTGTCGACCGCATGCCGCGTCAGCTTTCGGGCGGGCAGCAGCAGCGCGTTGCTCTGGCAAGGGCCATAGTCATGCAGCCCGGCTTGCTGCTGTTCGATGAGCCGTTGTCGAACCTCGACGCCAAACTGCGCGAA
This genomic interval from Rhizobium tumorigenes contains the following:
- a CDS encoding ROK family transcriptional regulator, with translation MNPATDASFELDRRPLASENERLILDIVRRHGPIARATITAHTNLTQQSVHRLVEGLIERGLLQTGKPLRGSRGQPSPTIELVKTAVFSIGISINTDSAVLCISDFACGVVAQEKLSIVPHDRTETLVALTGTLDALLLKHGIPRERLIGLGFSMSGFFVSKNHIFNAPEPLRQWSLIDLQPIMESAFRLPVWLENNGTTGAIGESLRGVGLWCQTFAYLSFNYGFGGGLILDGKPFHGFYGNAGELSGIYNADEAARRPALQYLMQRLLENGVDVSSVEMLCETFDPEWPGVSDWLTEVMPQLNRLIASLIAVIDPQAIVLGGQLPRALGNMMIERAVMPSTRKHRYDIGPHEAKLFLSQTVGDAAAIGATLLPLKVRYFI
- a CDS encoding extracellular solute-binding protein, yielding MSLKSCAIALLAIFASPCMAADTNMKNLDFDLAKVTRDNFYDIVVPAAKAEGTVTMYNFAGSFSDTWQELITRFKAKYGINVEYHDVNGEQANQQLIVVQQAGQDAPVDAYFTGGGGFPLLSSKGVIGNIALTKILPNMSSYDPTLADTVFGKPHGGSFPLVHLNQTAIGYDGAFVKPEEVPKNFDDLLVWAEKHPKRLGVTLPSKGGSGSGFIYSVALSYLTGDCRKQLTNYAQTAQEAEDWAMKSDCLDPVWSYYRRLLSVAELTNGNADTLNLINNQQLYMGTVWEDQVITFLSTKQLPDTFRVTLLEKGQVGSGDAMIVPANAKHVAAALLLIDMAMSKEFQIWKLENKASRSPRTDVTDKLIFPSAQTHMLPASVYPRLSVPAFWDMSTALGEALDEKVLNQ